In one Chitinophaga sancti genomic region, the following are encoded:
- a CDS encoding O-methyltransferase encodes MDIIPANVEAFAEKYTSPESEVLRLLNRETNLKVEQPHMLSGHLQGQFLSMVSHMLRPERILELGTYTGYSAICLAQGLTPAGILHTIDMNEEREDMCLRYFEKAGLSDKIKMHIGKAADIIAQFDEVFDLVFIDADKVGYEKYYDLVWDKLRPGGIILADNVMFHGETLLESAQQSNNAKAMVKFCEKVAADGRSEQLLLTLRDGLLMIRKKS; translated from the coding sequence ATGGATATAATTCCAGCCAACGTGGAAGCGTTTGCAGAGAAGTACACAAGCCCGGAAAGTGAGGTGCTACGGCTGTTGAACAGGGAAACAAACCTGAAGGTAGAGCAGCCGCATATGCTGAGTGGTCACCTGCAGGGGCAGTTCCTTAGCATGGTGAGCCATATGCTGCGTCCGGAAAGGATCCTTGAACTAGGGACATATACAGGATACTCTGCCATTTGCCTGGCGCAGGGGCTTACGCCTGCAGGTATATTGCATACCATTGACATGAACGAAGAAAGAGAAGATATGTGCTTGCGTTACTTTGAGAAGGCTGGCCTTTCTGATAAGATCAAAATGCATATTGGCAAAGCTGCGGATATCATCGCGCAGTTTGACGAAGTATTTGACCTGGTATTTATTGACGCAGACAAGGTAGGGTATGAGAAATATTATGATCTCGTGTGGGATAAATTACGTCCTGGCGGAATTATTTTAGCAGATAATGTGATGTTTCATGGGGAGACTTTGCTGGAAAGTGCGCAGCAAAGCAATAATGCTAAAGCGATGGTAAAATTTTGTGAGAAAGTGGCTGCAGATGGGCGTTCGGAACAGTTATTGCTTACGCTGCGTGATGGATTGCTGATGATCAGGAAGAAGAGTTGA
- a CDS encoding LOG family protein → MNDRLMNLKERDWTETKAHSSWQIFKIMAEFVEGFEAMAKMGPCISIFGSARTKPGNKYYELAHEIGRRLADEGFGIITGGGPGVMEAANRGAQEAKGKSVGVNITLPHEQFPNSYVDHDKNLHFDYFFVRKVMFTKYSQGFVMMPGGFGTMDEFFEVATLIQTKKMTETPMVLVGKEYWSGLLEWIRTTMMEKESNISPEDLGLLKLFDTADEVVEYFRVFYTTNKLRPNF, encoded by the coding sequence ATGAACGATCGTTTAATGAATTTGAAAGAAAGGGACTGGACGGAAACCAAAGCACACTCCAGCTGGCAGATCTTCAAGATTATGGCCGAATTTGTAGAAGGCTTCGAAGCCATGGCTAAAATGGGGCCATGCATCTCCATCTTCGGTTCGGCCAGAACCAAGCCTGGCAATAAATACTATGAACTGGCCCATGAAATAGGCCGCCGCCTTGCTGATGAAGGTTTTGGGATTATCACAGGTGGTGGTCCGGGAGTAATGGAAGCGGCAAACCGTGGTGCCCAGGAGGCCAAAGGCAAGTCAGTAGGGGTAAATATTACATTGCCACACGAACAGTTTCCGAATTCATACGTAGATCACGATAAAAACCTTCATTTTGACTACTTCTTTGTACGTAAAGTCATGTTTACCAAGTACTCCCAGGGGTTTGTCATGATGCCTGGCGGATTTGGCACGATGGATGAATTCTTTGAGGTGGCGACACTTATTCAGACAAAGAAGATGACGGAAACCCCCATGGTACTGGTAGGTAAGGAATATTGGAGCGGGCTGCTGGAATGGATCAGGACAACGATGATGGAGAAGGAGAGTAATATATCACCGGAGGACCTGGGGCTCTTGAAGTTATTTGATACTGCGGATGAGGTAGTGGAGTATTTCAGGGTATTTTATACGACGAACAAGCTGCGGCCTAATTTCTAA
- a CDS encoding PorP/SprF family type IX secretion system membrane protein — protein MTNMKQFVKIIAGCTMLLGTALQGIGQDMHFSQYFNAPLLTNPANTGFIPDGNYRLGVTYRDQWASIPVPYRTMSAFGDFQLFRDKLEYGWVGVGAVLLRDVAGSGNLTSTKAYASVAYHQLLGQSSLLSLGFNVGSANKRVDVTKLTFGDQWNGKFFDAQVPTAEPFSATSVTYYDMQVGMNYAYFPTDNIYINAGVSAQHVNKPRETFYEGNTVIPRLYTGFINASIKMSDKVIINPSAYYARQAGANEVVIGGNLAYNLSEHGETQMYGGVYVRAKDAAILLVGYQLKGVKMMFSYDATMSSLAAANSHRGAYEVGIVYTGLYPNRAFNGAKRMTICPSF, from the coding sequence ATGACGAACATGAAGCAGTTTGTAAAAATTATTGCGGGTTGTACAATGCTGTTGGGAACAGCATTACAGGGAATTGGGCAGGATATGCATTTCTCTCAGTACTTCAATGCTCCATTGCTGACTAATCCGGCTAATACAGGATTTATTCCCGACGGTAATTATCGTTTGGGCGTAACGTACCGCGACCAGTGGGCGAGTATTCCTGTACCTTACAGGACGATGTCTGCATTTGGTGATTTTCAGTTGTTTCGTGACAAGCTGGAATATGGCTGGGTAGGGGTAGGCGCTGTGTTGCTGCGGGATGTGGCGGGTTCAGGAAACCTGACATCTACCAAAGCCTATGCATCTGTCGCGTATCATCAGTTATTAGGGCAGAGTAGTTTGTTGTCATTGGGTTTTAATGTGGGGAGTGCCAATAAAAGAGTGGATGTCACGAAGCTGACATTTGGCGATCAGTGGAATGGAAAATTCTTTGATGCGCAGGTACCGACAGCAGAGCCATTCAGTGCAACAAGTGTGACGTATTATGATATGCAGGTGGGGATGAATTATGCCTATTTCCCGACAGATAATATTTATATCAATGCAGGGGTTTCTGCACAGCATGTGAACAAACCTCGTGAGACATTCTATGAAGGGAATACAGTGATTCCGAGATTGTATACAGGATTTATCAATGCGAGTATCAAGATGAGTGATAAGGTGATCATCAATCCATCTGCCTATTACGCAAGGCAGGCGGGGGCGAATGAAGTGGTGATAGGTGGTAACCTGGCGTATAATTTATCGGAGCATGGGGAGACGCAAATGTATGGTGGGGTGTATGTGAGGGCAAAGGATGCGGCGATCTTGCTGGTGGGGTACCAGTTGAAAGGGGTGAAGATGATGTTTAGTTATGATGCAACGATGTCGTCACTGGCGGCTGCGAATAGCCATAGGGGAGCTTATGAAGTGGGGATAGTGTATACGGGATTGTATCCTAACAGGGCGTTTAACGGGGCGAAGCGGATGACGATATGCCCGAGTTTCTAA
- a CDS encoding gliding motility-associated C-terminal domain-containing protein, with amino-acid sequence MKCRFPIGCLAFIISLFAGGKMMAQTATTQEMYYSTALKFTENKGQWTGNFLYKADMGGGAVFLKRSGFMFLLQNKDDMYALAEKIHGHAGLGDTTFQWVRGDVTGSNARTSSGSNTDSLPAIRCHAYEVSFLNANNPEVSADKAEDSYSNYLIGTDKSKWQSHVKSYGLVNYKSLYTGIDMQVYSDAGVLKYDLIVAPGADASQVLMEYSGADKVEVKKGNLIITTSVGTVTEQMPTAYQYIDNERVSVKVSYALSGTKLKYKISDYNKAYPLIIDPSYIFSTVTGSKADNWGFTATYDGAGNFYGGGIVFGNGYPATTGAFQTAYGSGSFDIAISKFSSNGRQLIYATYLGGSGKEQPHSLFVDADNNLVISGRTTSTDYPYSKEIGKRSGWDIAVTKLNADGSNFIGSLVIGSSADDGVNIREDRAQGPSLLLRNYGDDARSEVVIDSDGYIYVASCTRGGDFPVTTGVLQSTFGGKQDGVVMKISPDCSNLVWATFIGGSNEDAAYVLALNGTNSLYVAGGTASNDFPMKGNGLYKSNRGGACDGWIAHITADGTTITQSTYMGATTPAADQVYGIQLDSKGFVYIMGTTEGDWPVVQPTGTSTFYNDKSRQFIAKLQPDLSAFVYSTTFGKASSSPSISPVAFLVDRCENVYVSGWGGGIDINLRYPNSNTSGMPLKNALQRTTDTQDFYFFVLQKDARDILFGSYFGGNGTYEHVDGGTSRFDRNGVIYQGICAWCGTSASFRPRYPTTPGAYATTAPPDNKCNLGCLKIAFNLDGIRAGIKTLERKTNYCVPADLTFIDTTGTNAVSWTWNFGDGSPEVTGTSDTVKHSYKFPGNYTVTLVKCDPASCNGCDTARLALRIRTDEAVFNMTATRLPPCESLTYSFDLVSTPPKPYQSNSFKLNFGDGTGAITVGPTDFPYQHSFAADGIYNVTLTLVDTNYCNAPDVRTMTLRVAANVRASFIVPDSSCVPATLEFNNTTAGGESFTWDFGDGGTSTDIYPTHTYFQSGDYKVTLHAVDNNTCNKTDDTTITIHVFDSPTADFIYAPVTPIENTPVTFTNQSSADAIAFEWEFGDGKISTQTNPVYQYSATGIYDVYLIATNATGCKDTALKQVSALIIPLFDIPSAFSPNGDGVNDIFLVKGFGIAKFNMKIYNRAGRMVFETNDANIGWNGIYAGTIQPMDAYAYVINVQFTDGTSATKNGSVTLLR; translated from the coding sequence ATGAAATGTAGGTTCCCTATAGGCTGCCTGGCTTTTATCATTTCGCTTTTTGCAGGTGGAAAAATGATGGCACAGACGGCGACGACGCAGGAAATGTATTATAGCACAGCTCTGAAATTCACGGAGAATAAAGGGCAGTGGACAGGCAATTTCCTATACAAAGCAGATATGGGTGGCGGAGCTGTATTCCTGAAGCGCAGCGGTTTTATGTTCCTGTTACAGAACAAAGATGACATGTATGCGCTGGCCGAAAAAATACATGGTCACGCAGGCCTGGGAGATACCACCTTTCAATGGGTACGTGGTGACGTAACTGGTTCCAACGCCCGCACATCCTCCGGCTCCAATACTGATTCCCTGCCAGCCATCAGATGCCATGCGTACGAAGTATCCTTCCTGAATGCAAACAACCCGGAAGTCTCCGCAGATAAAGCAGAAGACAGCTATTCAAATTACCTGATCGGAACTGATAAATCCAAATGGCAATCACATGTCAAATCATATGGATTGGTCAATTACAAATCTTTGTACACCGGCATTGATATGCAGGTATATTCTGATGCCGGTGTGTTGAAATATGACCTGATCGTAGCACCAGGTGCCGATGCATCACAGGTGCTGATGGAATATTCAGGGGCGGACAAAGTAGAAGTAAAGAAAGGAAACCTGATCATCACCACTTCCGTAGGTACCGTCACAGAACAAATGCCTACCGCATACCAGTACATCGATAACGAGCGTGTAAGCGTAAAGGTATCCTACGCGCTCAGCGGCACAAAACTGAAATATAAAATAAGCGATTATAACAAAGCCTATCCTCTCATCATCGATCCAAGTTATATCTTCTCTACCGTAACGGGTTCTAAAGCAGACAACTGGGGCTTTACAGCTACCTACGATGGTGCAGGTAATTTCTATGGTGGAGGGATTGTATTCGGAAACGGGTATCCTGCTACAACAGGAGCTTTCCAGACAGCTTATGGTAGCGGTTCATTTGATATAGCTATCAGTAAGTTTTCGTCCAACGGGCGTCAGCTCATTTACGCTACCTACCTGGGTGGGAGTGGTAAGGAACAACCGCACAGTCTATTCGTGGATGCTGATAATAACCTCGTGATTTCAGGCAGAACGACATCTACTGATTATCCTTATTCCAAAGAGATTGGAAAAAGAAGTGGCTGGGATATCGCAGTAACAAAATTGAATGCAGACGGTTCTAATTTTATAGGCTCACTGGTAATTGGCTCCAGTGCGGATGATGGTGTGAACATTCGTGAGGACAGGGCCCAGGGTCCAAGCTTACTGCTGCGAAACTATGGTGATGATGCACGCAGTGAAGTGGTGATAGACAGTGATGGTTATATCTATGTAGCCAGTTGTACCCGTGGTGGCGATTTCCCTGTCACCACAGGTGTATTGCAATCTACATTCGGTGGCAAACAGGATGGTGTGGTCATGAAGATTTCACCTGATTGTTCTAACCTGGTATGGGCTACATTTATAGGTGGTAGCAATGAAGATGCGGCTTATGTACTGGCACTGAATGGCACCAATAGTTTGTATGTAGCAGGTGGTACAGCCAGCAATGATTTCCCTATGAAAGGAAATGGCTTATACAAATCAAACAGAGGTGGTGCATGTGATGGCTGGATAGCGCATATAACAGCAGATGGTACCACTATTACACAAAGTACTTATATGGGTGCTACCACCCCTGCCGCTGACCAGGTGTATGGTATACAACTGGACAGCAAAGGTTTTGTGTACATCATGGGTACAACAGAAGGAGATTGGCCGGTGGTACAGCCTACAGGAACCAGCACATTTTATAATGATAAATCCAGGCAGTTCATTGCGAAACTGCAACCGGATCTTTCCGCCTTTGTATACAGCACCACATTTGGTAAAGCATCGTCTTCACCAAGTATTTCACCCGTAGCCTTCCTGGTAGACCGTTGTGAGAATGTGTATGTATCCGGATGGGGAGGAGGTATTGATATCAACCTGCGTTATCCCAATTCCAATACAAGTGGAATGCCGCTAAAAAATGCATTGCAGAGAACTACGGATACACAGGACTTCTACTTCTTTGTATTGCAGAAGGATGCCCGCGATATCCTCTTCGGTAGCTACTTTGGGGGGAACGGTACCTATGAACACGTAGATGGCGGTACCAGCCGTTTTGATAGAAATGGAGTGATCTACCAGGGTATATGCGCATGGTGTGGTACAAGCGCCAGCTTCCGGCCCAGGTATCCTACAACGCCTGGTGCATATGCTACAACAGCACCTCCGGATAATAAATGTAACCTGGGTTGCCTGAAGATTGCATTCAACCTCGATGGTATAAGAGCAGGTATCAAAACACTGGAGAGAAAAACAAATTATTGCGTTCCTGCAGACCTTACATTCATAGATACGACCGGCACAAACGCTGTTAGCTGGACATGGAATTTTGGAGATGGTTCACCGGAAGTAACCGGTACCAGCGATACTGTTAAGCATTCTTATAAGTTTCCTGGTAACTATACAGTAACCCTCGTCAAATGTGACCCAGCCAGCTGTAATGGTTGTGATACTGCCAGGCTGGCGCTGCGTATCAGAACAGACGAAGCGGTGTTCAATATGACAGCTACCAGGCTGCCGCCATGTGAGTCGCTGACTTATTCATTTGACCTGGTGAGCACACCACCTAAACCTTATCAGAGCAATTCATTCAAACTTAATTTTGGTGATGGCACAGGTGCAATAACAGTTGGACCTACTGACTTCCCGTATCAACATTCTTTTGCAGCAGATGGTATTTACAATGTAACACTGACACTGGTAGATACAAACTATTGTAATGCACCTGATGTACGTACCATGACATTACGTGTAGCTGCCAACGTGAGAGCTTCATTTATAGTGCCTGATAGTTCCTGTGTGCCGGCTACACTGGAATTTAATAATACGACTGCGGGCGGTGAATCCTTCACATGGGATTTTGGTGATGGCGGTACATCCACAGATATTTATCCGACTCACACTTATTTCCAGTCAGGCGATTATAAAGTAACTCTGCATGCAGTGGATAACAACACCTGTAACAAGACCGATGATACCACCATTACAATACATGTATTCGATTCGCCAACAGCCGACTTTATTTATGCACCGGTGACACCGATAGAAAATACACCGGTAACGTTTACCAATCAGTCATCGGCAGATGCAATTGCTTTTGAGTGGGAGTTTGGCGATGGTAAAATTTCAACACAGACAAACCCGGTATATCAGTACAGTGCCACCGGTATCTATGATGTGTACCTGATTGCTACCAATGCTACAGGATGTAAGGATACAGCGCTCAAGCAGGTGAGTGCGCTCATAATACCATTGTTTGATATTCCTTCCGCTTTCTCTCCGAACGGAGATGGTGTGAATGATATATTCTTAGTGAAAGGGTTTGGCATCGCTAAGTTCAACATGAAAATTTATAACCGCGCAGGCCGTATGGTATTCGAAACGAATGATGCGAATATCGGCTGGAACGGAATATACGCTGGAACGATTCAGCCAATGGATGCCTATGCCTATGTCATCAATGTTCAGTTCACTGATGGCACATCGGCAACAAAGAACGGTAGTGTAACCTTGTTAAGATGA
- the recG gene encoding ATP-dependent DNA helicase RecG has product MESSTRTAILSNPIEYLKGVGPQRGELLRKEVSIHTFKDLMNYFPFRYVDRTKVEKIISLHAQMDFVQIKGRITRIETVGEKRAKRLVATLRDDTGEIPLVWFQGHQWVEKSLQQHAVYLVFGRLSVFNGYLQMSHPEMDLVTEETASGKTTLEPVYSTTEKLKARGLTAKAIGKLTKNLLEQLSPQEIPENIPLPVMQQYRLMDRARSFFKIHFPASEEDAAQARRRLKFEELFLAQIRICRLKIRRQAASHGFLFTSVGDTFNTFYNEHLPFALTGAQKRVLKEIRQDTATGRQMNRLIQGDVGSGKTMVALLTMLLAIDNGFQACLMAPTEILSQQHYKGITEFLEKMDLRVALLTGNVKGKARKQILKDTEEGKIHILIGTHALLENQVVFRNLGLAIVDEQHRFGVAQRARLWQKNTMPPHILVMTATPIPRTLAMTVYGDLDVSVIDELPPGRKPITTVHRTEWQRPSVMNFIRDEIKKGRQAYIVYPLIEESETLDYENLMKGYEEVKAFFPEPKYYISMVHGKQAVDMKEANMHRFVTGDTQIMVATTVIEVGVNVPNASVMVIESTERFGLSQLHQLRGRVGRGAEQSYCILMTGNKLGADSKERINVMVQTNDGFIISEKDMELRGPGDIEGTRQSGILDLKLADIVADKAILEAARASAEKILNEDPDLSLPENQPLQRYLAVQQGKSQWSKIS; this is encoded by the coding sequence ATGGAATCTTCCACTAGAACTGCCATATTATCCAATCCAATAGAATACCTGAAAGGCGTCGGCCCTCAACGGGGAGAACTCCTGCGCAAGGAAGTCAGCATCCACACTTTCAAAGACCTGATGAACTATTTTCCCTTCCGCTACGTAGACCGTACCAAGGTGGAGAAAATCATCAGCCTCCATGCGCAAATGGATTTCGTGCAGATCAAAGGCCGCATTACCAGGATAGAAACCGTGGGAGAAAAACGTGCAAAACGCCTCGTAGCCACCCTCCGTGATGACACTGGCGAAATACCGCTCGTTTGGTTTCAGGGACACCAGTGGGTGGAAAAATCCCTCCAGCAACACGCAGTCTACCTAGTATTCGGTCGCCTCTCCGTATTCAATGGTTACCTGCAAATGTCTCACCCGGAAATGGACCTGGTCACAGAAGAAACTGCTTCCGGCAAAACAACCCTGGAACCAGTCTATTCCACCACCGAAAAATTGAAAGCAAGAGGATTAACTGCAAAGGCTATTGGCAAGCTCACTAAAAATCTGCTTGAACAATTATCCCCGCAGGAAATCCCGGAAAATATCCCACTCCCGGTTATGCAGCAATACCGGTTGATGGACAGGGCAAGATCCTTTTTCAAAATTCATTTCCCTGCCAGCGAAGAAGATGCTGCACAAGCAAGGAGAAGACTGAAATTCGAAGAACTGTTCCTCGCCCAGATCCGCATCTGCAGGCTCAAGATCAGGCGGCAAGCCGCTTCGCACGGATTTTTGTTCACAAGTGTAGGTGATACGTTTAATACATTTTACAACGAACACCTGCCTTTCGCCCTTACCGGCGCACAGAAAAGAGTATTGAAAGAAATCAGGCAGGACACCGCGACCGGTCGTCAAATGAATCGCCTGATACAGGGAGATGTAGGGAGTGGCAAAACCATGGTCGCCCTGCTCACCATGCTCCTTGCTATCGACAATGGATTTCAGGCCTGCCTTATGGCTCCTACAGAAATCCTGTCGCAGCAACACTATAAAGGCATTACTGAATTCCTGGAAAAAATGGACCTCCGGGTCGCCCTGCTCACAGGCAATGTAAAAGGCAAAGCCCGTAAGCAAATATTAAAAGATACAGAAGAAGGAAAAATACACATCCTCATTGGCACCCATGCCCTGCTGGAAAACCAGGTGGTCTTCCGCAACCTGGGCCTTGCCATTGTAGATGAGCAACATCGGTTTGGGGTTGCACAGCGTGCAAGGCTATGGCAAAAAAATACGATGCCTCCACACATCCTTGTCATGACAGCAACACCCATTCCCCGTACTTTGGCAATGACCGTTTACGGAGACCTGGATGTGTCGGTTATCGATGAGCTACCTCCCGGTCGTAAGCCTATCACCACAGTACACCGTACAGAATGGCAGCGGCCCTCCGTGATGAATTTCATCAGGGATGAAATCAAAAAGGGCCGCCAGGCGTACATTGTCTACCCATTGATCGAAGAGTCCGAAACCCTTGATTATGAGAATCTCATGAAAGGGTATGAGGAAGTGAAAGCTTTCTTCCCCGAGCCGAAGTACTATATCAGCATGGTACACGGCAAGCAGGCGGTGGATATGAAAGAAGCCAACATGCACCGTTTCGTAACAGGCGATACCCAGATCATGGTGGCTACCACCGTGATAGAAGTAGGGGTGAACGTACCCAATGCCTCCGTGATGGTGATAGAAAGTACCGAACGATTTGGCCTTTCCCAGCTTCACCAGCTGAGAGGCCGCGTGGGGAGAGGCGCAGAGCAATCTTACTGTATCCTCATGACGGGGAACAAACTGGGGGCAGACTCCAAAGAACGCATCAATGTAATGGTGCAAACCAACGATGGGTTCATCATCTCAGAGAAAGATATGGAACTGAGAGGACCGGGTGATATAGAAGGCACCCGCCAAAGCGGAATATTGGACTTAAAACTGGCTGACATCGTAGCGGACAAAGCCATCCTCGAAGCTGCCCGGGCCAGCGCAGAGAAAATTTTAAATGAAGATCCGGATCTCTCATTGCCTGAAAATCAGCCTTTACAGCGATATCTGGCCGTGCAGCAGGGTAAATCACAGTGGAGCAAAATTTCATAA
- a CDS encoding citrate (Si)-synthase, eukaryotic: MGHIKEKFKVKADELNVEIKDLVKNHGTRKIEDVTLAQVYQGMRGITGIVTETSLLDANEGIRFRGYSIPELRDNLPKVKGGAEPLPEGLFYLMLIGELPSEPDVQHLSSQFARRSHVPNHVFAAIDALPVSAHPMTMFTVGVMALQTESSFAKAYAEGINKKDYWSYMYDDSMDLIARLPRIAAYIYRRKYKNNVHIHPNGLLDWAGNFAHMLGYEDEGFKELMRLYMVIHADHEGGNVSAHTTHLVGSALSDAFLSFAAGMNGLAGPLHGLANQEVIKWIMNMREELDTKVPSKQQIEEYVRKTLSEGKVVPGYGHAVLRKTDPRFTAQMEFARTHLPDDELVNTVWNIYETVPPILENLGKVKNPWPNVDAHSGALLVHYGLVEYEFYTVLFGVSRALGVLASLCWDRALGFSLERPKSVTTQWMRQFVEGKVEAE, translated from the coding sequence ATGGGTCATATAAAAGAAAAATTTAAGGTCAAGGCCGATGAGCTGAACGTTGAAATTAAAGACCTTGTTAAAAACCACGGAACCAGAAAGATTGAGGATGTAACACTTGCACAGGTATACCAGGGTATGCGCGGCATCACTGGTATAGTTACAGAAACATCGTTGCTGGATGCGAATGAAGGTATCCGTTTCCGGGGTTACAGCATTCCGGAACTGCGTGATAATTTGCCTAAAGTGAAAGGTGGAGCGGAACCATTGCCGGAGGGACTGTTTTATTTGATGTTAATAGGAGAGTTGCCATCCGAACCAGATGTACAACATTTATCCAGCCAGTTTGCACGCCGTTCGCATGTGCCAAACCATGTATTTGCTGCGATCGATGCACTGCCGGTAAGCGCTCACCCAATGACCATGTTCACTGTGGGGGTGATGGCATTGCAAACTGAATCTTCATTTGCGAAAGCTTATGCAGAGGGTATCAATAAAAAAGATTACTGGAGCTATATGTATGACGATTCAATGGACCTCATTGCTCGTCTGCCACGTATCGCTGCTTATATATACCGTCGTAAATACAAAAATAACGTACATATTCATCCAAATGGTCTGCTGGACTGGGCGGGCAACTTCGCTCACATGCTGGGTTATGAAGATGAAGGCTTCAAGGAGCTGATGCGTTTGTACATGGTCATTCACGCTGACCACGAAGGTGGTAACGTAAGTGCACATACCACTCACCTGGTAGGTTCTGCGCTGAGCGATGCGTTTTTATCTTTTGCTGCTGGTATGAATGGTCTGGCTGGTCCCCTGCATGGTCTGGCTAACCAGGAAGTGATCAAGTGGATCATGAATATGCGTGAGGAACTGGATACAAAAGTACCTAGTAAACAACAGATTGAAGAGTATGTACGCAAGACCCTCTCAGAAGGTAAAGTAGTACCGGGTTATGGTCACGCAGTACTGCGTAAAACTGATCCTCGCTTCACTGCGCAAATGGAGTTTGCAAGAACACACCTGCCAGATGATGAACTGGTAAATACCGTTTGGAATATTTATGAAACTGTACCACCAATCCTGGAAAACCTGGGTAAGGTAAAGAATCCATGGCCTAACGTAGATGCACATTCCGGTGCACTGTTAGTACATTATGGTTTGGTAGAGTACGAGTTCTATACAGTATTGTTTGGTGTAAGCCGCGCATTGGGAGTTTTAGCCTCGCTTTGCTGGGATCGTGCACTTGGCTTCTCTCTGGAAAGACCAAAGAGTGTAACTACTCAGTGGATGAGACAGTTTGTAGAAGGAAAAGTAGAAGCAGAGTAA
- a CDS encoding LptF/LptG family permease, translating to MITKIDWYILRKFIGTFIYSLTILLVISVVIDITEKVDDFMNSNLSVYRIIVDYYFGFIPHIAALLFPLFIFISVIFFTSKMAYRTEIVAILSAGVSFRRFLRPYWMGAILFGGILWLGNFWTVPIANKIRTKFENTYVNKKEASESMYDKSMRIDSFTYVTFGSYDPNYKSGGNFELEDIHGQDMRMKLRSERIEWDSVKKEWKLNLVTIRKINGLHETWFKTRDTTLKLALNPAEMHEERNMQEAMTTPELTRYIDRENLRGAEGLNVFYVEKYRRTASSAAVVILSLIGGIIASKKVRGGSGLHLAVGIVISATYIIMLQFSTVFSIKANLNPLLAVWIPNFVFGGLGFYLYMRAPK from the coding sequence ATGATTACTAAAATAGATTGGTATATACTACGTAAGTTCATAGGTACCTTCATTTATTCCCTCACTATCCTGCTCGTAATATCTGTCGTGATAGATATTACGGAAAAGGTGGACGACTTCATGAACAGTAACTTATCTGTTTACAGGATCATTGTAGACTACTATTTTGGGTTTATTCCGCACATTGCCGCACTCTTATTTCCACTTTTTATATTTATTTCCGTAATTTTCTTCACGTCAAAGATGGCGTATCGTACAGAGATCGTAGCCATTCTGAGTGCAGGTGTGAGTTTCAGGCGTTTTCTCCGCCCTTATTGGATGGGTGCTATCCTGTTCGGAGGCATTCTCTGGCTGGGTAACTTCTGGACCGTGCCTATTGCGAATAAGATCCGTACAAAGTTTGAAAACACGTACGTGAACAAAAAAGAGGCTTCAGAAAGCATGTACGATAAAAGTATGCGTATTGATAGCTTCACTTATGTAACTTTCGGATCTTATGACCCTAACTACAAAAGTGGAGGCAATTTCGAACTGGAAGACATTCATGGGCAGGATATGCGTATGAAACTCAGATCAGAACGAATTGAATGGGATTCTGTAAAAAAAGAGTGGAAACTCAACCTTGTAACGATTCGTAAAATTAACGGCCTGCATGAAACCTGGTTCAAAACCAGGGATACCACGTTGAAACTGGCCCTGAACCCCGCCGAAATGCATGAGGAAAGGAACATGCAGGAAGCGATGACCACCCCGGAACTGACCCGGTACATTGACAGGGAAAACCTGCGGGGCGCTGAAGGATTGAACGTTTTTTATGTGGAAAAGTATCGTCGTACCGCATCATCCGCAGCAGTAGTAATCCTCTCCCTGATCGGCGGGATTATTGCATCCAAAAAGGTTCGTGGTGGTAGTGGATTGCACCTGGCAGTAGGTATCGTCATCAGTGCGACTTACATCATCATGTTGCAGTTCTCCACCGTATTTTCCATCAAGGCGAACCTGAACCCCCTGCTGGCAGTATGGATCCCCAATTTCGTATTTGGAGGCCTCGGATTCTACCTGTATATGAGAGCCCCCAAGTAA